Proteins from one Triticum aestivum cultivar Chinese Spring chromosome 7A, IWGSC CS RefSeq v2.1, whole genome shotgun sequence genomic window:
- the LOC123153285 gene encoding uncharacterized protein produces MASALQPAPCRSPPPLRVRAAACKSPVASTPSRLHCRLHMAGCLALVRPSYRLQCISPFANTTLQVKLVLEEKSNGVVQEVSEIKWLMFGTSLSDSSHESQHEQD; encoded by the exons ATGGCGTCCGCGCTGCAGCCTGCACCTTGCCGGTCGCCTCCACCCCTACGCGTCCGCGCTGCTGCCTGCAAGTCGCCGGTCGCCTCGACCCCGTCGCGTCTGCACTGCCGCCTGCACATGGCCGGTTGCCTGGCCCTAGTGCGCCCGAGCTACCGCCTGCAATGCATATCGCCATTCGCCAACACTACATTG CAAGTGAAACTTGTACTTGAAGAAAAGTCCAATGGCGTGGTACAAGAAGTGTCAGAAATTAAGTGGCTTATGTTTGGTACATCTCTAAGTGATAGTTCTCATGAAAGCCAGCATGAACAA GACTGA